A genomic segment from Aegilops tauschii subsp. strangulata cultivar AL8/78 chromosome 1, Aet v6.0, whole genome shotgun sequence encodes:
- the LOC109735700 gene encoding pentatricopeptide repeat-containing protein At5g56310: protein MAASSLRGGGAAGAVIRGRGHVSLSLLADRCSTLRGLTVVHAAMLVSGRIANDAFAASRLVDAYASLSPPAAVLRLLSSLPYAPNSFMLNTSLRALASSPDPASALAFFSHLRHSAGSSYSPGRHTFPFLLKASARLPLPVSTQIHALVVKHGLHRDTYVANGLVRAYSVAGLIGVARKVFDELPERSVVVYTTMVSGYAQNGRYQDAMGAFDEMLNEGFEPGAVVLASVLSACARSESGGLVMGRRVHDIMERRGMAAPAGVILGTALVDMYGKNGAIEEAVTVFKGMPERHTATWNALISALVHHGHGKDALAMFEQMRREGVPPNATTLVGVLSAYCHTGLLDEARRVFASMEDFGVTPSIQHYGCMVDLLGRSGLLLEAEEMIRGMTCKADTMIWGALLTACKSHGDIDIAERAVQEMLKLDPNNHGVYVVLSNIYADAGRWQDVDKLRKVMKDARLSKIPGSSAVAGCSAG from the coding sequence ATGGCCGCGTCATCtctccgcggcggcggcgccgccggcgCCGTAATCCGTGGCCGCGGCCACGTCAGCCTCTCCCTGCTGGCGGACCGCTGCTCCACCCTCCGCGGCCTGACCGTCGTCCACGCGGCCATGCTCGTCTCCGGCCGCATCGCCAACGACGCCTTCGCGGCTTCCCGCCTCGTGGACGCCTACGCCTCGCTCTCCCCTCCGGCCGCCGTGCTccgcctcctctcctccctccctTACGCCCCCAACTCATTCATGCTCAACACCTCCCTCCGCGCCCTCGCCTCCTCCCCCGACCCCGCCTCCGCCCTCGCCTTCTTCTCCCACCTCCGCCACTCCGCCGGCTCCTCCTACTCCCCCGGCAGGCACACCTTCCCCTTCCTCCTCAAGGCCTCCGCTCGCCTCCCTCTTCCTGTCTCCACGCAGATCCACGCGCTCGTCGTCAAGCACGGGCTCCACCGTGACACCTACGTTGCCAACGGCCTTGTCCGCGCGTACTCGGTGGCTGGACTCATTGGTGTCGCGCGGAAGGTGTTTGATGAATTGCCCGAGCGAAGCGTGGTGGTGTATACCACCATGGTCTCTGGCTATGCGCAGAATGGGCGGTACCAGGACGCCATGGGAGCCTTTGATGAGATGCTCAATGAGGGGTTCGAGCCTGGTGCAGTGGTGCTTGCATCGGTGCTGTCGGCCTGCGCACGGTCAGAGTCTGGTGGGCTCGTGATGGGGCGGCGTGTGCATGATATCATGGAGAGGAGGGGGATGGCGGCGCCTGCGGGGGTGATCCTTGGCACAGCATTAGTCGACATGTATGGAAAGAATGGGGCGATCGAGGAGGCTGTAACGGTGTTTAAGGGGATGCCGGAGCGGCATACAGCTACGTGGAACGCCCTGATCTCAGCGTTGGTGCACCATGGGCATGGCAAGGATGCGCTGGCGATGTTCGAGCAGATGCGCCGGGAGGGTGTGCCGCCGAATGCAACCACACTTGTCGGGGTTCTGTCAGCATACTGCCACACAGGGCTGCTCGACGAGGCCCGCAGAGTGTTCGCATCTATGGAGGACTTTGGGGTGACTCCGAGCATCCAACACTATGGGTGCATGGTCGACCTCCTTGGCCGGAGTGGACTTCTATTGGAGGCAGAAGAGATGATACGTGGGATGACATGCAAGGCTGATACTATGATCTGGGGGGCTTTGCTTACAGCCTGCAAGAGCCACGGCGACATTGATATCGCGGAACGGGCTGTGCAAGAGATGCTGAAACTGGACCCCAACAACCATGGCGTGTATGTGGTGCTGTCCAACATATATGCAGATGCTGGGAGGTGGCAGGACGTGGATAAACTTAGGAAAGTGATGAAGGATGCACGGTTGTCAAAGATCCCCGGGTCGAGCGCTGTTGCTGGCTGCAGTGCCGGCTGA